One segment of Agrococcus sp. ProA11 DNA contains the following:
- a CDS encoding inositol monophosphatase family protein, which translates to MHELHDLLVGIAVEAATLARQRRAEGVTIAASKSSLEDIVTDADREVERLIVDRIRAARPEDGILGEEGTSIVGASGLTWVIDPIDGTVNYLYDIPAYAVSIALVEGAPDPTTWRALSAAVVNAATGTVFEAQRGGGARRDGRPITVADAVPAEIALVGTGFGYDGERRVRQAAVVQGLIGSVRDIRRIGAASLDLASVASGSLNAYFERGLQPWDMAAGALIVEEAGGVVRGWDGAPASSDFLLAASPALADELMALLAPLRPADV; encoded by the coding sequence ATGCACGAGCTCCATGACCTGCTGGTCGGCATCGCCGTCGAGGCCGCGACCCTGGCGCGGCAGCGCCGAGCCGAAGGCGTCACGATCGCCGCGAGCAAGTCGAGCCTCGAGGACATCGTGACGGACGCCGACCGCGAGGTGGAGCGGCTGATCGTCGATCGCATCCGCGCCGCCAGGCCCGAAGACGGGATCCTCGGCGAGGAGGGCACGAGCATCGTCGGCGCCTCCGGCCTCACGTGGGTCATCGACCCGATCGACGGCACGGTCAACTACCTCTACGACATCCCCGCCTACGCGGTCTCGATCGCGCTCGTGGAGGGCGCGCCCGACCCGACGACCTGGCGTGCGCTCTCCGCCGCGGTCGTCAACGCGGCAACCGGCACCGTCTTCGAGGCGCAACGCGGCGGCGGAGCGCGGCGGGATGGCCGCCCGATCACGGTGGCGGATGCGGTGCCCGCCGAGATCGCGCTCGTCGGCACCGGCTTCGGGTACGACGGCGAGCGTCGGGTTCGGCAGGCCGCCGTGGTGCAGGGCCTGATCGGATCCGTACGCGACATCCGCCGCATCGGTGCGGCTTCCCTAGACCTCGCGTCGGTGGCGAGCGGCAGCCTCAACGCCTACTTCGAGCGCGGTCTGCAGCCCTGGGACATGGCCGCAGGCGCGCTGATCGTGGAGGAAGCAGGCGGCGTGGTGCGGGGGTGGGATGGTGCACCGGCGAGCAGCGACTTCCTGCTCGCCGCGTCACCGGCGCTGGCCGACGAGCTCATGGCGCTCCTGGCCCCACTGCGCCCAGCCGACGTGTGA
- a CDS encoding phospholipase D-like domain-containing protein, translated as MELTLTQALTWLYVVVDVGLRLLAIVTVPYNRKPASAIAWLLIIMIQPIAGWIIFALLGNNRLPKSRRNKMAAIQKLIGETTLEVADAEAFPGRPSWLAGVVELNRELSSMPHVGPVTGVVWGEFDAQLEAMARHIDEAEQFVHIEFYLLVASERTEVFFAALERARARGVIVRVLVDHLTSVRYPRRKETLARLRGMGAEVRDMLPLRPWRKQWQRPDLRNHRKLVVIDGTVGFTGSLNLIDPSYLLRRNIRRGLQWRDAWIELAGPTVVALDALFWSDWWAETNELVELASETETPSGDLNASVIPSGPGFEGEVNLRIFLELVHAAEQRITIVSPYFVPDEAMRYAITSAAMRGIEVELFASEVGDQFWTYHAQRSYYEELLRAGVKIILFAKPTVLHSKFMTFDDRVSVIGSSNIDMRSFGLNFEVSMLLEGTSMVAQLQGIADAYRQQSTELTLPAWMARPRVAQAFDSIARLSSALQ; from the coding sequence GTGGAGCTGACGCTCACCCAGGCCCTCACGTGGCTGTACGTGGTGGTCGACGTCGGCCTGCGGCTGCTGGCCATCGTCACGGTGCCGTACAACCGCAAGCCCGCCTCGGCGATCGCGTGGCTGCTCATCATCATGATCCAGCCGATCGCGGGCTGGATCATCTTCGCCCTGCTCGGCAACAACCGCCTGCCCAAGAGCCGCCGCAACAAGATGGCGGCGATCCAGAAGCTCATCGGCGAGACGACGCTCGAGGTCGCTGACGCGGAGGCCTTCCCCGGCCGCCCCAGCTGGCTCGCCGGCGTCGTGGAGCTCAACCGCGAGCTCTCCTCGATGCCGCATGTCGGCCCCGTCACGGGGGTCGTCTGGGGAGAGTTCGACGCGCAGCTCGAGGCCATGGCACGGCACATCGATGAGGCCGAGCAGTTCGTGCACATCGAGTTCTACCTGCTGGTCGCGTCCGAGCGCACCGAGGTCTTCTTCGCCGCGCTCGAGCGGGCCAGGGCACGCGGCGTCATCGTCCGCGTGCTCGTCGACCACCTCACGAGTGTGCGGTATCCGCGCCGCAAGGAGACGCTCGCCCGACTCCGGGGCATGGGTGCGGAAGTGCGCGACATGCTGCCGCTGCGGCCGTGGCGCAAGCAGTGGCAGCGACCCGACCTGCGCAACCACCGCAAGCTCGTCGTCATCGACGGCACGGTCGGCTTCACGGGCTCGCTCAACCTCATCGATCCCTCCTACCTGCTGCGCAGGAACATCCGCCGCGGGCTGCAGTGGCGAGATGCCTGGATCGAGCTCGCCGGCCCCACGGTGGTCGCCCTCGATGCGCTGTTCTGGTCGGACTGGTGGGCCGAGACGAACGAGCTCGTCGAGCTCGCGAGCGAGACCGAGACGCCCAGTGGTGATCTGAACGCATCCGTGATCCCGTCGGGCCCCGGTTTCGAGGGTGAAGTGAACCTGCGCATCTTCCTCGAGCTCGTGCATGCCGCCGAGCAGCGGATCACGATCGTGAGCCCCTACTTCGTGCCCGACGAGGCGATGCGGTACGCGATCACCTCGGCGGCCATGCGCGGCATCGAGGTCGAGCTGTTTGCGAGCGAGGTCGGGGACCAGTTCTGGACCTATCACGCGCAGCGCTCCTACTACGAGGAGCTGCTGCGCGCGGGCGTCAAGATCATCCTGTTCGCCAAGCCGACGGTGCTGCACTCGAAGTTCATGACCTTCGACGACCGGGTCTCGGTGATCGGCTCCTCAAACATCGACATGCGCTCGTTCGGGTTGAACTTCGAGGTGTCGATGCTGCTGGAGGGCACCTCGATGGTCGCGCAGCTGCAGGGCATCGCGGATGCCTACCGGCAGCAGTCGACGGAGCTCACGCTGCCGGCGTGGATGGCCAGGCCGCGGGTCGCGCAGGCCTTCGACAGCATTGCGCGGCTGAGCTCGGCGTTGCAGTAG
- a CDS encoding YajQ family cyclic di-GMP-binding protein, protein MADSSFDVVSKVDKMEAENAVNQARKEVEQRYDFKGVGADVAWSGDKVLLKATSEERVKAVLDVVQSKFIKRGIELKMLEQGDPYPSGKEFRIEIALKDGISTENAKKVTKLLREEGPKSVKAQIQGDEVRVSSKSRDDLQAAIKLLKGGDFEIDLQFLNFR, encoded by the coding sequence ATGGCAGATTCCTCGTTCGATGTGGTCAGCAAGGTCGACAAGATGGAGGCGGAGAACGCCGTCAACCAGGCGCGCAAGGAGGTCGAGCAGCGCTACGACTTCAAGGGCGTCGGCGCCGACGTCGCCTGGAGCGGCGACAAGGTGCTCCTGAAGGCGACCTCCGAGGAGCGCGTGAAGGCCGTGCTCGACGTCGTGCAGTCGAAGTTCATCAAGCGCGGCATCGAGCTCAAGATGCTCGAACAGGGCGACCCGTACCCCTCCGGCAAGGAGTTCCGCATCGAGATCGCCCTGAAGGACGGCATCTCGACCGAGAACGCGAAGAAGGTCACGAAGCTCCTCCGCGAGGAAGGGCCGAAGTCGGTCAAGGCGCAGATCCAGGGCGACGAGGTGCGCGTGAGCTCCAAGAGCCGCGACGACCTGCAGGCGGCGATCAAGCTGCTCAAGGGCGGCGACTTCGAGATCGACCTCCAGTTCCTCAACTTCCGCTAG
- a CDS encoding M23 family metallopeptidase, whose amino-acid sequence MDAARAEGEQPTRRALREQERAAAAIAMTASEARALERVFVAEGAAPLYTSRRALREAATRVAQDLPVTIAEATYTAPMITVAAPSLGNGGEALPAVRPPRPLAPRVVRRAPIAPPPQRKGERTRRIAQKLSAGGALLFIGSLVVVTSLPAQAVQPAAGIDPEVAQIHDDVQTLDSVSTETTTYFARDDVTVNDQMAVARMSAGERAAYQAVADSEPVGRSYTGDPAFPQVWSMLETGFVQTPFPTMDQVPVSSQFGYRVGGYHGGSDLTPGLGTEIRPIANGVVSAVWQGNNPGGGGYAVFIDHNIDGQFVQSWYAHMMPGTINVEVGQVVDITDVVGQVGNSGRSTGPHLHLELKNSDYVSFDPMLWLQTREMNLESR is encoded by the coding sequence GTGGACGCTGCGCGAGCCGAGGGGGAGCAGCCCACCCGACGTGCGCTGCGCGAGCAGGAGCGCGCCGCAGCGGCGATCGCGATGACCGCGAGCGAGGCGCGCGCGCTCGAGCGCGTGTTCGTCGCCGAGGGCGCGGCGCCGCTGTACACGAGCCGGCGAGCACTCCGCGAGGCCGCGACGCGCGTCGCGCAGGATCTCCCGGTCACGATCGCCGAGGCGACCTACACGGCTCCGATGATCACCGTCGCTGCGCCGTCGCTCGGCAATGGCGGCGAGGCGCTCCCGGCCGTTCGGCCTCCGCGGCCACTCGCGCCGCGCGTGGTCCGACGCGCGCCGATCGCGCCGCCGCCGCAGCGCAAGGGCGAGCGCACCCGACGCATCGCGCAGAAGCTCTCCGCCGGCGGTGCGCTGCTGTTCATCGGCTCGCTCGTGGTCGTGACCTCCCTGCCGGCGCAGGCCGTGCAGCCCGCGGCCGGCATCGACCCGGAAGTGGCGCAGATCCACGACGACGTGCAGACGCTCGACAGTGTCTCTACCGAGACCACTACCTACTTCGCGCGCGACGACGTGACGGTCAACGACCAGATGGCCGTCGCGCGGATGTCCGCTGGCGAGCGCGCCGCCTACCAGGCAGTCGCCGACAGCGAGCCAGTCGGTCGCTCGTACACGGGCGACCCCGCGTTCCCGCAGGTCTGGAGCATGCTCGAGACCGGGTTCGTGCAGACACCCTTCCCCACCATGGACCAGGTGCCGGTCTCGAGCCAGTTCGGCTACCGCGTCGGCGGCTACCACGGCGGCAGCGACCTGACGCCCGGCCTCGGCACCGAGATCCGCCCGATCGCGAACGGCGTCGTGTCGGCGGTCTGGCAGGGGAATAACCCGGGCGGCGGCGGCTACGCGGTCTTCATCGACCACAACATCGACGGCCAGTTCGTGCAGTCCTGGTACGCGCACATGATGCCGGGCACGATCAATGTGGAGGTCGGCCAGGTGGTCGACATCACCGACGTCGTCGGTCAGGTCGGCAACTCCGGCCGCTCGACCGGTCCGCACCTGCACCTCGAGCTCAAGAACTCGGACTACGTCTCGTTCGACCCCATGCTCTGGCTGCAGACGCGCGAGATGAACCTGGAGTCCCGCTAG
- a CDS encoding FAD-dependent oxidoreductase — MSEPLRIAVVGAGPAGIYAADILKKSAAEHGRDVFIDLFEQLPAPYGLVRYGVAPDHPRIKGIIAALREVLESGVVRLFGNVRFGEDVTLDDLEQHYHGVIFATGATKDAPLEIPGIDLEGSYGAADFVSWYDGHPDVPREWPLEAKEIAVIGNGNVALDVARMLVKHPEDLLPTEVPDNVVEGLRASPVTDVHVFGRRGPLHVKFTPLELRELGELRDVDMILHDEDFGVDPDEETLKQNKQILVISRVLDQWRQRATGTASRRLHLHFWSKPDAVLGDEHVEALRVERTRPAEHGLEATGEFRDIPVQAVYRAVGYFSSPLPDVPFDDLRGVIPNIAGRVHDGSRPMPGMYATGWIKRGPVGLIGHTKSDAKETIEQLLSDEHSWWKPQAYDADAVPALLAEREVAWTDIAGWIRLDEHEQALGEPHGRARIKVVPRDEMIAVSRPE; from the coding sequence GCCGAGCACGGCCGCGACGTCTTCATCGACCTGTTCGAGCAGCTGCCCGCGCCCTACGGGCTGGTCCGCTACGGCGTCGCCCCCGATCATCCGCGCATCAAGGGCATCATCGCGGCGCTCCGCGAAGTGCTCGAATCGGGCGTCGTGCGCCTGTTCGGCAACGTGCGCTTCGGCGAGGATGTGACCCTCGACGACCTCGAGCAGCACTACCACGGGGTGATCTTCGCCACGGGCGCGACGAAGGACGCACCGCTCGAGATCCCCGGCATCGACCTGGAGGGCTCCTACGGCGCCGCCGACTTCGTCTCCTGGTACGACGGCCACCCCGATGTGCCGCGCGAGTGGCCGCTGGAGGCCAAGGAGATCGCGGTCATCGGCAACGGCAACGTCGCACTCGACGTGGCTCGCATGCTCGTCAAGCACCCCGAGGATCTGCTGCCGACCGAGGTGCCCGACAACGTCGTCGAGGGACTCCGCGCGTCCCCGGTCACGGATGTGCACGTCTTCGGTCGCCGCGGCCCGCTGCACGTGAAGTTCACGCCGCTCGAGCTGCGCGAGCTGGGCGAGCTGCGCGACGTCGACATGATCCTCCACGACGAGGACTTCGGCGTCGATCCCGATGAGGAGACGCTGAAGCAGAACAAGCAGATCCTGGTGATCTCGCGCGTGCTCGACCAGTGGCGGCAGCGAGCGACCGGCACGGCGAGCCGCCGGCTGCACCTGCACTTCTGGTCGAAGCCGGATGCGGTGCTCGGCGACGAGCACGTCGAGGCGCTGCGCGTCGAGCGCACCCGGCCCGCCGAGCACGGGCTCGAGGCCACGGGTGAGTTCCGCGACATCCCGGTGCAGGCGGTCTACCGGGCGGTGGGCTACTTCTCGTCGCCGCTGCCGGACGTGCCCTTCGACGATCTGCGCGGCGTGATCCCGAACATCGCCGGCCGCGTGCACGACGGCTCGCGCCCGATGCCGGGCATGTACGCCACCGGCTGGATCAAGCGCGGCCCGGTCGGCCTCATCGGCCACACGAAGTCGGATGCGAAGGAGACCATCGAGCAGCTGCTCTCGGATGAGCACTCCTGGTGGAAGCCGCAGGCCTACGATGCGGATGCCGTGCCGGCGCTGCTGGCCGAGCGCGAGGTCGCGTGGACGGACATCGCGGGCTGGATCCGTCTCGACGAGCACGAGCAGGCGCTCGGTGAGCCGCACGGCCGCGCGCGCATCAAGGTCGTGCCGCGCGACGAGATGATCGCCGTCTCCCGCCCCGAGTAG